A DNA window from Poseidonibacter antarcticus contains the following coding sequences:
- a CDS encoding DEAD/DEAH box helicase, whose protein sequence is MNINILKESLETGFLDSSIVSSKQYQPKFLTNDKSTKTKILTTIQNELKECDEFWFSVAFITTSGIATLFNTLEELELNNIKGKILVSQYLNFTQPEALKRLLQFSNIKSKIIVNGNFHAKGFMFKKNDVYDLIIGSSNFTANALCTNKEWNLQVSGMSNSSIIIDAVKEFTKEFDNATTIDNDFIDNYNEIYQSVQKNNILIEDSYLKIQTKELKPNKMQEEALSNLSKLREKGKKRSLLISATGTGKTYLAAFDAKAFNPKKMLFIVHRRNIAIAALETFKSVFKDTKTFGLYSGNEIDTDSDFIFSTVQTISRDNHLTKFKPNFFDYIIIDETHRAGANSYQKIIDYFTPQFLLGMTATPERTDGLDIFKLFDHNIAYEIRLHNAMEEDMLSPFHYFGVSDISIDEKLLKEKDAFNLLTTDERVNKIIENVKKYGVDNGETRGLIFCSSIKESEILSTKFNERGYKTISLSGSNTETERENAIKMLESSTKDKIDYIFTVDIFNEGIDIPKINQIVMLRPTQSAIIFVQQLGRGLRKVKNKEYLTVIDFIGNYSNNYLVPIALYGDTSYNKDTIRKLLSRNTLPGSSTINFDRISLDLIYKSIDASNMQLRKDLVNDYELLKFRLGNIPMMMDFINHKQRDPFAYISYSKSYLNFVLTIEDDIKNKLNSNSRELKLLEYFYSEINNAKRIEETIILKLLLKNKSITVTQVKDHIYSLFNYETSNKTILSSIHNLNLSFITEKENKKLISVRNKYKYNIIVLDKDTLSMGVDLTLISSNDICKEFLMDSIDYSISLFSKKNSESIFNNGFHLYQKYSRKDVFRILNWEQNPLAQNVGGYIISQDKTNCPLFVNYHKEEDISDTTKYEDDFINNSTFTWMSKSKRKLTSPDILTIRNNKNLHIPLFIKKSNDEGLEFYYIGDLKPIDNSFEQTTMDINDNKKVSVVKVNFKISHIVEDVLFNYIIHDHN, encoded by the coding sequence ATGAATATTAATATTTTAAAAGAAAGTTTAGAAACAGGATTCTTGGATTCTAGTATAGTATCCTCTAAACAATATCAACCAAAGTTTCTTACAAATGATAAATCCACTAAAACTAAGATATTAACAACGATCCAAAATGAATTAAAAGAATGTGATGAGTTTTGGTTTTCTGTTGCTTTTATTACAACTAGCGGTATTGCTACGTTATTTAATACATTAGAAGAATTAGAATTAAATAATATTAAAGGTAAAATTCTAGTATCTCAATATCTTAATTTCACACAACCAGAAGCATTAAAAAGACTTCTCCAATTTTCAAATATTAAATCAAAAATTATAGTAAATGGTAATTTTCATGCAAAAGGTTTTATGTTTAAAAAAAATGATGTTTATGATTTAATAATAGGAAGTAGTAATTTTACTGCAAATGCTTTGTGTACAAATAAAGAATGGAACTTACAAGTATCTGGAATGAGTAACAGTAGTATAATTATTGATGCAGTAAAAGAATTTACAAAAGAATTTGATAATGCTACAACAATTGATAACGATTTTATTGATAACTATAATGAGATCTATCAATCAGTTCAAAAGAATAATATATTAATAGAAGATAGTTATTTAAAAATTCAAACTAAAGAACTAAAACCTAATAAAATGCAAGAAGAAGCTTTATCTAATCTATCTAAACTTAGAGAAAAAGGTAAAAAAAGATCATTATTGATTTCTGCTACCGGTACTGGAAAGACTTATCTTGCTGCTTTTGATGCAAAAGCATTTAATCCAAAAAAAATGTTATTTATTGTTCATCGACGAAATATTGCTATAGCAGCATTAGAAACATTTAAGTCTGTATTTAAAGATACCAAAACTTTTGGATTATACTCTGGTAATGAAATAGATACTGACTCTGACTTCATATTTTCTACAGTACAAACTATATCAAGAGATAATCATTTAACAAAATTTAAACCTAACTTTTTTGATTACATTATAATAGATGAAACACATAGGGCTGGTGCCAATAGTTATCAAAAAATAATTGATTATTTCACTCCTCAGTTTCTACTTGGTATGACAGCTACACCAGAAAGAACAGATGGCTTAGATATATTTAAATTATTTGATCATAATATCGCTTATGAAATACGTCTTCATAATGCAATGGAAGAAGATATGCTCAGTCCTTTCCATTATTTTGGAGTTTCTGATATTTCGATAGATGAAAAGCTTTTAAAAGAAAAAGATGCTTTTAATTTACTTACTACAGATGAAAGAGTAAATAAAATAATAGAAAATGTTAAGAAGTATGGTGTAGATAATGGTGAAACTAGAGGATTAATTTTTTGTTCTAGTATAAAAGAGAGTGAAATATTATCTACTAAGTTTAATGAAAGAGGATATAAAACTATTTCATTATCTGGTTCAAATACTGAAACTGAAAGAGAGAATGCAATTAAAATGTTAGAGAGTTCAACTAAGGATAAAATTGATTATATCTTTACTGTTGATATCTTTAATGAAGGGATAGATATTCCTAAAATAAATCAAATTGTAATGTTAAGACCAACACAATCTGCAATAATATTTGTTCAGCAATTAGGTAGAGGTTTAAGAAAAGTTAAGAATAAGGAATATTTAACAGTAATTGACTTCATTGGAAATTATAGTAATAACTATTTAGTTCCAATTGCTCTATATGGAGACACTTCGTATAATAAAGATACTATCAGAAAGTTGTTATCTAGGAACACATTGCCTGGATCTTCTACTATAAATTTTGATAGAATTTCTTTAGACCTAATTTATAAATCAATTGATGCTTCAAATATGCAGTTAAGAAAAGATTTGGTTAATGATTATGAATTACTTAAGTTCAGACTAGGGAATATTCCTATGATGATGGATTTTATAAATCATAAACAACGAGATCCTTTTGCTTATATTAGTTACTCTAAATCATATCTTAATTTTGTGCTAACAATAGAAGATGACATAAAAAATAAATTGAATAGTAATTCTAGAGAACTAAAATTATTAGAATATTTCTATTCAGAAATAAATAATGCTAAGCGTATAGAAGAAACAATTATTTTAAAACTATTATTAAAGAATAAAAGTATAACAGTTACTCAAGTGAAAGATCATATTTATAGTTTATTTAATTATGAAACAAGTAATAAAACTATCCTTTCATCAATTCACAATCTTAATTTAAGTTTTATTACAGAAAAAGAAAATAAAAAACTAATAAGTGTTAGAAATAAATATAAGTACAATATTATAGTATTAGATAAAGATACATTAAGTATGGGAGTTGATCTAACTTTAATAAGTAGTAATGATATATGTAAAGAATTTCTTATGGATAGCATTGATTATTCAATAAGTTTATTTAGTAAAAAGAATAGTGAATCAATATTTAATAATGGTTTTCATTTGTATCAGAAATATTCTAGAAAAGATGTCTTTAGAATATTAAATTGGGAACAAAATCCTTTAGCACAAAATGTTGGTGGCTATATTATAAGTCAGGATAAAACGAATTGTCCGCTTTTTGTTAATTATCATAAGGAAGAGGATATCTCAGATACTACTAAATATGAAGATGATTTTATTAATAACAGTACCTTTACATGGATGTCAAAAAGTAAACGTAAATTAACAAGTCCAGATATTCTAACTATAAGAAATAATAAGAATCTACATATACCTTTATTTATAAAGAAGAGTAATGATGAAGGACTTGAATTCTATTATATTGGAGATTTGAAACCAATTGATAATAGTTTTGAACAAACTACTATGGATATAAATGATAACAAAAAAGTTTCAGTAGTAAAAGTTAATTTTAAAATTAGTCATATAGTAGAGGATGTTTTATTTAATTATATTATTCATGATCATAATTAG
- a CDS encoding phospholipase D family protein yields the protein MQLISNSIEIGKTLSQLIKKYKKYYILTAWASGNNSVFDILLKNKNNIVQMIVGTQFYQTNPNFMKHFINSKKVKFVTDAQKGVYHPKVYLFENSENDWECLIGSANFTKSALEFNNEIMINFNQNDSNSKQILLDLKQQINDYWEISKSIDSHYFNKYQNLFQKYKPILDKIDNKFTDKKSEKSILNSKILTLNWEEYFNEIQKDTFHSFDERLNLLETANSYFKTYCSFEGMNDEKRKQIAGIKKFNPNISKENFDWAWFGSMAGAGYFKQKINQNNEYISKALDYIPLNGKVSYQNYLDFINNFKKAFLSGGDGVATATRLLSMKRPDIFICLDNQNKKNLCKDFGIKQSLNYEEYWTEIIARIQDSIWWQSEKPKNTLELKAWHGRVAMLDVIFYEEKNA from the coding sequence ATGCAATTAATATCTAACTCAATCGAAATAGGTAAGACATTATCTCAACTGATAAAGAAATATAAAAAATATTATATATTAACTGCATGGGCAAGTGGGAATAATTCTGTATTTGATATATTACTAAAAAATAAAAACAATATTGTGCAGATGATAGTTGGAACACAATTTTATCAAACAAATCCAAATTTTATGAAACACTTTATTAATAGTAAAAAAGTAAAATTTGTAACAGATGCACAAAAAGGTGTATATCATCCAAAAGTATATTTATTTGAAAATAGTGAAAATGATTGGGAATGTTTAATTGGTAGTGCAAATTTTACAAAATCAGCACTAGAGTTTAATAATGAAATTATGATAAATTTCAATCAAAATGATTCAAATTCAAAACAAATATTATTAGACTTGAAACAACAAATTAATGACTATTGGGAAATATCAAAATCTATAGATAGTCATTATTTTAATAAATATCAAAACTTATTTCAGAAATATAAACCTATCCTAGATAAGATTGATAATAAATTTACAGATAAAAAGTCTGAAAAATCAATTTTAAATTCTAAAATATTAACTTTAAATTGGGAAGAATATTTTAATGAAATACAAAAAGATACTTTTCATTCATTTGATGAAAGACTAAATTTATTAGAAACAGCAAATAGTTATTTTAAAACATACTGTTCATTTGAAGGAATGAATGATGAAAAAAGAAAACAAATTGCTGGTATCAAAAAATTTAATCCCAATATAAGTAAAGAAAATTTTGATTGGGCTTGGTTTGGGAGTATGGCAGGAGCAGGATATTTTAAACAAAAGATAAATCAAAATAATGAATATATCTCAAAAGCCTTAGATTATATACCACTAAATGGTAAGGTATCATATCAAAACTATTTAGATTTTATTAATAATTTTAAAAAAGCATTTTTATCAGGTGGTGATGGTGTCGCAACAGCTACAAGATTATTGTCAATGAAAAGACCAGATATTTTTATATGCTTAGATAATCAAAATAAAAAGAATTTATGTAAAGATTTTGGTATTAAACAATCATTAAATTATGAAGAATATTGGACTGAAATAATAGCAAGAATTCAAGATTCAATATGGTGGCAATCAGAAAAACCAAAAAATACACTAGAATTAAAAGCTTGGCATGGAAGAGTAGCAATGTTAGATGTGATTTTTTATGAAGAAAAGAATGCTTAA
- a CDS encoding (deoxy)nucleoside triphosphate pyrophosphohydrolase — protein MKHYNVVAAIIIHDSKILCMQRGISKYDYISKKFEFPGGKIEENESEINALKREIKEELVIDISIENKFITINHEYPDFKITMHCYICNVRNKAFTLTEHIDYKWLDKNELETLDWAAADIPIIKKLINEY, from the coding sequence ATGAAACACTATAACGTAGTAGCAGCAATAATTATACATGATAGTAAAATATTATGTATGCAAAGAGGTATAAGTAAATACGATTATATTTCGAAGAAATTTGAATTTCCTGGTGGGAAAATTGAAGAAAATGAATCAGAGATAAATGCACTAAAAAGAGAAATAAAAGAAGAATTAGTCATAGATATATCTATTGAAAATAAATTTATTACAATAAATCATGAATATCCAGATTTTAAAATCACTATGCACTGTTATATATGTAATGTTAGAAATAAAGCTTTTACATTAACTGAACATATTGATTATAAATGGCTGGATAAAAATGAACTTGAAACACTTGATTGGGCCGCTGCTGATATACCTATAATTAAAAAGTTAATTAATGAATATTAA